In Liquorilactobacillus hordei DSM 19519, the following proteins share a genomic window:
- a CDS encoding LysR family transcriptional regulator substrate-binding protein, protein MITFSGEALSLRDLWHSPIQRTSPLIPEIIHHIKKLVPEVDIQLAQHGLGSDWLDRYDFEFSTHPIKGNENILLLAEEILVATSINSELSSFDTIKLEQLKEQKIIMTSPTPLREIIEDHFKKSKILIKPEFVTSDLSTLFGLISENIGIGFIPEMSWNTTVKPRIHLAHLGPNTLKRKLYLSYLPSLEERKYHDSVKNAILKYFETLTTKI, encoded by the coding sequence ATCATTACTTTCTCTGGTGAAGCTCTTTCACTTAGGGACTTATGGCACAGCCCCATTCAACGTACATCACCACTTATTCCGGAAATTATTCATCATATCAAAAAATTAGTTCCGGAAGTAGATATTCAGCTTGCACAACATGGCCTAGGAAGTGATTGGTTGGATCGTTATGATTTTGAATTCTCCACTCATCCAATTAAGGGCAACGAAAATATCTTACTGCTTGCTGAAGAGATACTTGTCGCGACAAGTATCAATTCTGAATTATCTTCCTTTGATACAATTAAACTGGAACAATTAAAAGAACAAAAAATTATTATGACCTCTCCAACTCCATTAAGAGAAATCATTGAGGATCATTTTAAAAAATCAAAAATACTAATTAAACCCGAATTTGTAACAAGTGACCTAAGTACTTTATTTGGTTTGATTTCGGAAAATATTGGAATAGGTTTCATTCCTGAAATGTCCTGGAATACAACAGTAAAACCTCGAATTCATCTAGCTCATTTAGGACCAAATACTTTAAAACGAAAACTTTATTTAAGTTATCTTCCATCATTGGAGGAACGAAAATATCATGACAGTGTGAAAAATGCTATTTTAAAATATTTTGAAACATTGACCACAAAAATATAA
- a CDS encoding IS1182 family transposase: MYNNYNINQTVLSIKTDWEPKENHPARMINQIVEDLKINDPYIFGRPRKYDLRVLLKLILFAYTKGIFSSRRINTLAEENLAARWLTQEQVPAYRTICRFRISDEVESLINQCILKLTKYLKQNNFIDEVTFIDGTKILADANKYSFVWRKNTIRFDKLNRSAIITLLEELNDAKFKCQLPAETDLTLEMLDEITLRLENDLKDLNKKIEKEHISPNPDKSRRRKLKSLKRKLKLRQTKLLAHKIQTRIYGKRNSYSKTDHDATFMRVKEDPMLNGQLKPAYNLQIATSKQFVTAFGIFQNPGDTKTLIPFLQQQKAAGTLGKYIVADAGYGSESNYRYLEDELPEHTALIPYGTMLKENSRKWKSDDRKVMNWAYHPKDDYFIDLQGVRFSFYAYRKRKDKYGFVREFKEYQANKYDNDFKIDHRAFTKNGNPRKISINSAWEYFKAKERKLLSNHQTGSIYGQRKIDVESVFGGLKACLGFKKFSVRGLEKVKREAGIALMAMNIRKLVAKGTNYNCFINQKKRLVKIKERFSLISSILKDLWHSPF; this comes from the coding sequence ATGTACAATAATTATAACATAAATCAGACTGTACTTAGTATTAAAACTGACTGGGAGCCAAAAGAAAATCATCCTGCACGGATGATTAATCAAATAGTTGAAGACCTTAAAATTAATGATCCTTACATCTTTGGACGACCGCGTAAGTATGATCTGCGTGTACTTTTAAAATTAATTTTGTTTGCGTACACAAAAGGTATCTTTAGTAGTCGCCGTATTAATACCTTGGCAGAGGAGAATTTGGCAGCCCGTTGGCTGACACAAGAACAGGTTCCAGCCTACCGAACAATTTGTCGTTTTAGAATTTCAGATGAAGTTGAGAGCTTGATTAATCAATGTATTCTAAAACTAACCAAATATCTGAAACAAAACAATTTTATTGATGAAGTTACTTTTATTGACGGGACTAAAATTTTAGCTGATGCCAATAAATATAGTTTTGTTTGGCGTAAGAATACGATTCGTTTTGACAAGCTTAATCGCTCTGCGATTATAACCCTTCTGGAAGAATTAAATGACGCTAAGTTTAAGTGTCAGCTCCCAGCAGAGACAGATCTTACTTTAGAAATGCTTGATGAAATTACCTTGCGGTTAGAAAATGACTTGAAAGATTTGAATAAAAAGATTGAAAAAGAACATATCTCTCCAAACCCAGACAAGTCAAGGCGTCGAAAACTAAAATCTTTAAAACGAAAACTTAAGTTACGGCAAACTAAATTATTAGCTCATAAAATACAAACCAGAATTTATGGTAAAAGAAATAGTTATTCAAAAACAGATCATGATGCAACTTTCATGCGTGTTAAGGAAGATCCAATGCTCAACGGACAGCTAAAACCGGCTTATAATCTACAAATCGCCACAAGTAAACAATTTGTAACTGCCTTCGGCATTTTTCAAAATCCAGGAGATACCAAAACATTAATTCCTTTTTTACAGCAACAAAAAGCAGCTGGAACTTTAGGTAAGTATATTGTGGCTGATGCAGGATACGGTTCAGAATCAAATTATCGATATCTCGAAGATGAATTACCTGAACATACAGCGTTAATTCCATATGGGACAATGTTAAAAGAAAATAGTCGCAAATGGAAAAGTGATGACCGTAAGGTCATGAATTGGGCGTATCATCCTAAAGACGATTATTTTATTGATCTGCAGGGAGTTAGATTTAGTTTTTATGCTTACCGTAAGCGCAAAGATAAGTACGGATTTGTACGTGAATTTAAAGAGTATCAGGCAAACAAATACGATAACGATTTTAAAATTGATCACCGAGCATTCACTAAAAACGGAAATCCTCGTAAAATAAGTATTAATAGCGCATGGGAGTATTTCAAAGCTAAGGAACGCAAGTTGCTTTCAAATCACCAAACTGGTTCAATTTACGGACAACGTAAAATAGATGTTGAATCAGTTTTTGGTGGATTGAAGGCTTGTTTGGGTTTTAAAAAATTTTCGGTTAGAGGTCTTGAGAAGGTAAAAAGGGAAGCTGGAATTGCCTTGATGGCAATGAATATTAGAAAATTGGTGGCGAAAGGCACCAATTATAACTGTTTTATAAACCAAAAGAAGAGATTAGTGAAAATCAAAGAACGATTTTCACTAATCTCTTCTATTTTGAAGGACTTATGGCACAGCCCCTTTTAA
- a CDS encoding LysR family transcriptional regulator — MRLLQLHYFIEVAETENVSQTAKKLHISQPALSRSIRELEQELGVEFFSRNKHSLELNPQGKSFQHNIQKALEMIDSAVIDARRLNELKGAVP; from the coding sequence ATGCGTCTTTTACAATTACATTACTTTATCGAGGTTGCTGAAACTGAAAATGTCTCTCAAACTGCCAAAAAACTGCATATCTCCCAACCTGCTCTTAGCCGTAGTATCAGAGAACTTGAACAAGAACTTGGTGTTGAATTTTTCTCACGCAACAAACATTCACTCGAATTAAATCCTCAGGGTAAATCTTTTCAACATAATATTCAAAAGGCACTCGAAATGATAGATAGTGCCGTTATCGATGCTCGAAGACTTAATGAGTTAAAAGGGGCTGTGCCATAA
- a CDS encoding M20/M25/M40 family metallo-hydrolase codes for MVIATIIGDTRTTKLFYGHYDVMNPGDITEWDNDPFILKKDRGRYWGRGTGDNKGQLLAVIFGLYMYKELHRTFPFSIQLVIEGEEEQGSPHLKAAITDAKKMLHDVDSTFVIDGSINQLGEHILRLGNRGALGLALTANTALRDNHSGNMGNVMDNAAIKLINILNKVYDFSQHRVLIPDFYEGVREPNQQEKEWIAALPYEKEIIKKQTGVKKLPPNNKEYYHKLMFEPTFNISGMNAGYSGKGIKTIIPHQATLKIDCRLVGSQNLTKIKKGLQQILREESDSNEFVVEYLVEVPASNTASNAPDVTKICKALKKIDGKALVEPVMPGTVPNYIWTDILKVPTYTLPLANFDQANHAVNENISKKAFVEGITLIYELVENLI; via the coding sequence TTGGTTATTGCAACGATTATTGGTGATACAAGAACAACTAAATTATTTTATGGGCATTATGATGTGATGAATCCAGGGGATATTACTGAATGGGACAACGATCCCTTTATTCTAAAAAAAGATAGAGGTAGATATTGGGGTAGAGGAACGGGTGACAATAAGGGACAGTTATTAGCAGTGATTTTTGGATTGTACATGTATAAAGAACTTCACAGGACCTTTCCTTTTAGCATTCAGCTTGTAATTGAAGGTGAAGAAGAGCAAGGAAGCCCGCACTTGAAAGCAGCAATAACAGATGCAAAAAAAATGTTGCATGATGTGGATTCAACTTTTGTGATTGATGGTTCAATTAATCAATTAGGTGAACATATTCTGAGATTGGGTAATCGGGGAGCACTGGGTCTTGCGTTAACGGCAAATACTGCTTTACGGGATAATCACTCAGGAAATATGGGGAATGTTATGGATAATGCAGCCATAAAACTTATTAATATATTAAATAAAGTTTATGACTTTTCCCAACATAGAGTATTGATTCCAGATTTTTACGAGGGAGTTAGAGAACCAAATCAACAAGAAAAGGAGTGGATAGCTGCCTTACCCTATGAAAAAGAGATAATCAAAAAACAGACTGGTGTTAAAAAGTTACCACCTAACAATAAAGAATATTATCATAAATTAATGTTTGAACCTACTTTTAATATTTCGGGAATGAATGCAGGGTATAGCGGAAAAGGTATAAAAACAATTATTCCGCACCAGGCTACTTTAAAAATAGATTGCAGACTAGTAGGGAGTCAAAACCTCACTAAAATAAAAAAAGGATTGCAACAAATATTAAGAGAGGAATCTGATTCAAATGAATTTGTGGTTGAATATTTAGTTGAAGTTCCAGCCAGTAATACCGCAAGTAATGCACCAGATGTGACGAAAATATGTAAAGCATTGAAAAAAATAGATGGAAAGGCTTTGGTAGAACCTGTTATGCCAGGAACCGTGCCCAACTATATTTGGACAGACATTTTGAAAGTGCCCACATATACACTACCTCTTGCAAATTTTGACCAAGCAAACCACGCTGTAAATGAGAATATTAGTAAAAAAGCGTTTGTTGAAGGTATTACGTTAATATATGAATTAGTAGAAAATTTAATCTAA
- a CDS encoding MFS transporter, which produces MKRWKRKPKITFILIYIAFIICFIDRSAINIALSYIGTEFHLSTTQLGVISSAFFFSYAFMQIPGGWLTDKFGSKLTVVIAITMWSIFTIMTGFAWSLASLLVIRVLFGIGEGAFPSASLKQIAEEFTYKSRSQATSAIVSSNYVGAAIAPVLIAPILATFGWKNAFHLMGILGLVFVIAYFFLLRPIKKQNQTFAGSAQKVPLKKVIFNKMIWQFVIVVFGLSVITKGLDSWMPTYLLQVRHINLAGIAWMVPLPSVAAGVGAILSGYLMVHFFVGKEKWFIALASLFTTIFMFGMYHSTGLTGVISFEILTYFFKSMAFSGCFALFAQLASRESYGSSVGIVNFGGQLAGFLAPILIGILVEQFGGSYSVAFLFLVATAAVSFIVSLTFNTERMAASKENAEIN; this is translated from the coding sequence ATCAAACGATGGAAAAGAAAGCCAAAAATAACTTTTATCTTAATTTATATTGCATTTATAATTTGTTTTATTGATCGTTCAGCAATAAATATTGCTCTTTCGTATATTGGAACAGAGTTTCATCTGAGCACTACACAATTAGGTGTTATTTCAAGTGCATTTTTCTTTAGTTATGCCTTTATGCAAATTCCAGGTGGTTGGCTCACTGATAAATTTGGATCTAAACTGACGGTAGTTATTGCAATTACTATGTGGTCTATCTTTACTATTATGACAGGCTTTGCGTGGTCACTTGCATCATTATTAGTTATTCGAGTTCTGTTTGGAATAGGTGAAGGTGCATTTCCTTCTGCTAGTCTGAAACAAATTGCGGAAGAATTTACTTACAAGTCTCGCTCACAGGCAACATCAGCAATTGTTTCATCAAACTATGTTGGAGCAGCAATTGCTCCTGTTTTAATTGCCCCAATTCTTGCAACTTTTGGGTGGAAGAATGCTTTTCATTTAATGGGGATTTTAGGCTTAGTTTTTGTAATAGCATACTTTTTCTTATTACGTCCAATTAAAAAACAGAATCAAACATTTGCGGGAAGCGCTCAAAAAGTACCTTTAAAAAAGGTTATTTTTAATAAAATGATTTGGCAGTTTGTCATTGTCGTTTTTGGTTTAAGCGTGATTACAAAAGGTTTGGATTCTTGGATGCCAACATATTTACTACAAGTAAGACACATTAACTTAGCGGGAATTGCTTGGATGGTGCCTTTACCATCTGTAGCAGCAGGTGTGGGTGCTATTTTGAGTGGATATCTAATGGTTCATTTTTTTGTAGGAAAAGAGAAATGGTTTATTGCTTTAGCAAGTCTGTTTACTACGATATTCATGTTTGGAATGTATCATTCTACAGGATTAACAGGTGTTATCTCATTCGAAATATTAACATACTTTTTTAAATCAATGGCATTTAGTGGCTGCTTTGCACTATTTGCGCAATTAGCTTCAAGGGAGTCATATGGTTCCTCTGTTGGAATTGTCAATTTTGGAGGGCAATTGGCAGGATTCTTAGCACCTATTTTGATTGGTATTTTAGTAGAACAATTTGGCGGATCGTATAGTGTAGCATTTTTATTCTTGGTAGCTACAGCAGCGGTATCATTTATTGTTTCACTAACATTCAATACTGAGAGAATGGCTGCTTCAAAAGAGAATGCAGAAATTAATTAG
- the menC gene encoding o-succinylbenzoate synthase encodes MFIKSAKMYKVDLPLNKPFETSFAAMKYKKCVILELKDQDGTVGYGESSALEVPFYNEEFRDGSWNLLEKQMLPKIMNVQIDHPDDIYKIFAYIRMNNMSKSAINCALWDIYAKQNKQTLAEALGGNKKKVETGVSIGVQESPEALVKAVAGYITDGYRRIKMKIKPGKDYEYISEVRKNFPNAMLMADANSAYRLKDIEMLKKLDNLDLIMIEQPLEPGDLIDHAALQAQLKTSICLDESIVSPDDVEKMLKLKSGRIINIKVARVGGLGIAKKIQKLAMENGIECWCGGMLDSGIARAANVAIATLPGYTLPNDIAASHRYYDADIIKPEIELDGTFVNVSKENGLGYQPDFENLARFTVAEKEIH; translated from the coding sequence ATGTTTATTAAGAGTGCAAAAATGTATAAAGTCGATTTACCTTTAAACAAGCCTTTTGAAACGAGTTTTGCGGCAATGAAGTATAAGAAGTGTGTAATCCTAGAACTAAAAGACCAAGATGGCACGGTTGGCTATGGTGAATCTTCTGCATTAGAGGTACCATTCTATAATGAAGAGTTTAGAGACGGTAGTTGGAATCTATTGGAAAAACAAATGCTTCCGAAGATAATGAATGTCCAAATTGATCATCCAGATGATATTTACAAAATCTTTGCATATATAAGAATGAATAATATGTCAAAATCTGCAATTAATTGTGCATTATGGGACATATATGCAAAACAAAATAAACAAACCTTAGCAGAAGCTCTTGGTGGAAATAAGAAAAAAGTTGAAACGGGTGTCAGCATTGGTGTACAAGAATCACCAGAAGCTCTAGTCAAAGCGGTCGCGGGATATATTACTGATGGCTATCGACGGATTAAGATGAAAATCAAACCCGGCAAAGATTATGAATATATTTCTGAAGTAAGAAAGAACTTTCCAAATGCTATGCTGATGGCGGATGCAAATTCAGCATACCGTCTAAAAGATATTGAAATGTTAAAAAAGCTGGATAATTTGGATTTAATCATGATTGAGCAACCACTAGAACCAGGAGATTTAATTGATCATGCGGCACTTCAAGCACAATTAAAAACGAGTATCTGTTTGGATGAGAGCATAGTTAGTCCTGATGATGTTGAAAAAATGTTGAAATTAAAAAGTGGTCGAATTATCAATATTAAAGTTGCACGTGTTGGTGGATTAGGTATTGCTAAAAAAATACAAAAATTAGCTATGGAAAATGGGATTGAATGTTGGTGTGGTGGAATGCTTGATTCCGGGATTGCACGTGCTGCAAATGTTGCGATTGCAACGCTACCGGGATATACGTTACCCAATGATATTGCTGCTTCACATCGATATTATGATGCGGATATTATCAAGCCAGAAATTGAACTTGATGGAACATTTGTAAATGTCTCTAAAGAAAATGGGTTGGGGTATCAACCTGATTTCGAAAATTTAGCTAGATTTACAGTAGCGGAAAAGGAAATACACTGA
- a CDS encoding ABC transporter ATP-binding protein — protein MQNKPILSLKNIVTTVNAGTPSENVILNNLSLDIYPGDFITVLGSNGAGKSTLFNTIAGSLAITSGHIVLNGTDITKETVEKRAQHLGRVFQDPKMGTAPRMTVAENLNLALRRGSSRNLMFRHLNKHKPQFKKLTSIMSNGLSTKLDVATENLSGGQRQALSFLMAVVKKPELLLLDEHTAALDPKTSFQLMTQTNNTISKQQLTCLMITHHLDDALKYGNRLIVLDKGKVVFDVSGPEKEQLTKERLLSFFNDLIEA, from the coding sequence ATGCAAAATAAACCGATTCTTTCCCTAAAAAATATTGTGACCACCGTAAATGCAGGCACACCTTCCGAGAATGTTATTTTAAATAACTTGAGCTTGGATATTTATCCTGGGGACTTTATTACAGTTCTAGGTTCAAATGGTGCTGGTAAATCCACATTGTTCAATACAATTGCTGGCAGTTTGGCAATAACTAGTGGTCATATTGTGTTGAATGGAACAGACATTACAAAAGAAACAGTTGAGAAAAGAGCACAACATCTAGGTCGCGTTTTCCAAGATCCCAAAATGGGAACTGCTCCACGGATGACCGTTGCAGAAAATTTAAATTTAGCTCTGCGTCGAGGCAGCTCGCGTAATCTGATGTTCCGCCACTTAAACAAGCACAAACCGCAATTTAAAAAATTAACTAGTATCATGAGTAATGGATTAAGTACTAAGTTAGATGTTGCAACTGAAAATCTTTCAGGTGGTCAAAGACAGGCACTTAGTTTTTTAATGGCTGTTGTAAAGAAACCAGAATTATTATTACTTGATGAACACACAGCTGCCTTAGATCCTAAAACAAGTTTTCAACTAATGACACAAACAAACAACACAATTTCAAAGCAGCAACTAACCTGCTTAATGATTACACATCACCTAGATGATGCACTAAAATATGGAAATCGCTTGATTGTATTAGATAAAGGTAAGGTCGTTTTTGACGTTTCTGGCCCAGAAAAAGAACAGTTAACCAAGGAACGACTCTTAAGTTTCTTTAACGACTTAATTGAAGCTTAG
- a CDS encoding ABC transporter permease, which translates to MSMIVSSIGQGLLWAILGVALFLTFRILNFPDMTVEGTFPLGAAVTTAAITHGVSPLLACILGFIAGALAGLLTGLLYTKGKIPILLAGILVMTACLSINLRIMGGSNVSLLGKQTIFSNHFLESLPKYFDSVFVGLVTVGIITILLMLFLQTELGQAFIATGDNPMMARSLGINTDSMTIMGLMLSNGIIGLGGALISQSNGYADINMGIGIIVIALASIIIGEVVFGELTLNQRLIAVTLGSIIYRFVILIVLQLGFSTNDLNLLSAIILALCLMSPVLGKKLRLNKILMHGGFKNAK; encoded by the coding sequence ATGAGTATGATTGTCTCAAGTATAGGTCAGGGTCTTTTATGGGCCATATTAGGAGTTGCCTTATTTTTAACATTTCGAATTCTGAATTTTCCAGATATGACTGTTGAAGGGACTTTCCCCTTAGGAGCAGCTGTAACAACTGCTGCAATAACACACGGTGTATCGCCTTTGTTAGCTTGTATCCTTGGCTTTATCGCCGGAGCGCTTGCAGGATTATTGACTGGATTACTATATACTAAAGGTAAGATTCCTATCCTATTGGCTGGGATTCTTGTAATGACAGCATGCTTATCAATTAATCTTCGCATCATGGGTGGTTCAAATGTCTCTCTTTTAGGAAAACAGACGATTTTCTCTAACCATTTTCTCGAATCGCTACCTAAGTATTTTGACAGTGTTTTTGTTGGACTAGTCACAGTTGGAATAATCACAATTTTACTAATGCTATTTCTCCAAACCGAGCTAGGACAGGCATTTATCGCAACTGGAGATAACCCTATGATGGCACGTTCTCTGGGAATAAATACCGATTCGATGACCATTATGGGTTTGATGCTTTCTAACGGAATTATTGGCCTTGGTGGAGCTCTCATCTCTCAAAGTAACGGCTATGCAGATATTAACATGGGAATCGGAATCATTGTAATTGCGCTCGCATCAATTATTATTGGTGAAGTTGTCTTCGGTGAACTAACACTCAATCAAAGATTAATTGCTGTAACTTTGGGTAGCATTATTTACCGCTTTGTCATTTTAATTGTTTTACAACTTGGTTTCAGCACAAACGATCTCAACTTATTATCAGCAATAATATTAGCTCTTTGTCTCATGTCTCCTGTACTAGGGAAAAAATTGAGATTGAATAAAATTCTGATGCATGGAGGTTTTAAGAATGCAAAATAA
- the trpX gene encoding tryptophan ABC transporter substrate-binding protein, whose product MKRLYGFIAALVIFLGVAFFMTQNNSSNTTTKKEVPTVGILQLMTHPALNQIHKGFVAGLKEYGYIPGKNIKIDFQNAQGDQSNLKTMSTKFVNEKVSLMAGIATPAAQALANVAGKQTPVILAGITNPSGAGLVKSDKHPGANVTGTSGESPLKKQLALIKKVMPNAKTIGIIYTSSDHGGTYNAKKFAALCKEEGINYKLYTISGTNDMQQVAEQMVSQVDAVYAPQDNEVASAMKTLVEVGNKSKIPVFAAADTMVKDGGLASYAISQYKLGKVAGEMAAQVLRGRKTATFPVQYVTKGEYVINTKEAKLLGITLPDDIVKQAQSKGEVFK is encoded by the coding sequence ATGAAAAGACTTTATGGTTTTATTGCAGCACTAGTTATATTCTTGGGCGTCGCCTTCTTTATGACCCAAAACAATTCGTCAAACACAACAACAAAGAAAGAAGTCCCTACTGTCGGAATTCTACAGTTGATGACCCATCCTGCACTCAATCAAATTCATAAAGGATTTGTGGCGGGACTAAAAGAATATGGTTACATACCTGGTAAGAATATCAAGATTGATTTTCAAAATGCCCAGGGTGATCAGAGCAACTTAAAAACTATGAGTACTAAATTCGTAAATGAAAAGGTCTCATTAATGGCTGGTATTGCTACCCCTGCAGCACAAGCTCTAGCTAATGTAGCCGGTAAGCAAACACCTGTGATTCTTGCGGGAATTACCAATCCTTCTGGAGCTGGTTTGGTTAAATCTGATAAGCATCCTGGAGCTAATGTTACTGGTACCTCAGGTGAATCACCACTTAAAAAACAATTGGCATTAATTAAAAAAGTCATGCCAAATGCTAAAACAATTGGTATTATCTATACATCTTCTGATCATGGTGGCACATATAATGCAAAAAAATTCGCTGCACTTTGCAAAGAAGAAGGAATAAACTATAAACTTTATACTATTTCAGGTACAAATGATATGCAACAAGTTGCTGAACAAATGGTTTCACAAGTAGATGCGGTTTATGCACCTCAAGACAATGAAGTAGCATCTGCTATGAAGACCTTAGTCGAAGTTGGTAACAAATCAAAAATCCCTGTTTTTGCAGCAGCTGACACAATGGTTAAAGATGGTGGACTTGCATCATATGCAATTAGTCAATATAAATTAGGCAAGGTTGCTGGGGAAATGGCTGCACAGGTTCTTAGAGGTCGAAAAACTGCCACCTTCCCAGTTCAGTATGTAACTAAAGGAGAATATGTAATTAATACAAAAGAAGCCAAATTATTAGGAATTACATTACCTGATGACATTGTCAAACAAGCACAAAGCAAAGGAGAGGTTTTCAAATGA
- a CDS encoding Rrf2 family transcriptional regulator codes for MANNRLSDLIHILVYIEMHNSDKLTSELIASSLNTNPSLTRRMMGQLRKANLLETTQGAACPKLKRDPSEITIFDVYMATCPDSPLLKVDQNTSKECQVGHVIPTVLNKYYLEIQSTTEAKMRKVTIADIADDVKMDIEHHQKNNSNFAKI; via the coding sequence ATGGCTAATAATCGTCTAAGCGATTTAATTCATATTCTAGTGTATATTGAGATGCATAATAGTGACAAACTCACAAGCGAACTGATTGCAAGTAGCCTCAATACTAATCCTAGCTTGACACGTAGAATGATGGGACAGTTGCGCAAAGCAAATCTACTTGAAACTACTCAAGGAGCTGCTTGTCCCAAGCTAAAAAGAGATCCAAGTGAAATTACAATTTTTGATGTATATATGGCAACCTGCCCTGATTCTCCGCTGTTAAAAGTCGATCAAAATACTTCGAAGGAATGTCAGGTTGGACATGTTATCCCGACGGTTTTAAATAAATATTACTTAGAAATTCAAAGTACCACAGAAGCAAAGATGCGCAAAGTCACAATCGCTGATATTGCGGATGATGTTAAAATGGATATTGAACATCATCAAAAAAACAACAGTAATTTTGCAAAAATTTAA
- the yidA gene encoding sugar-phosphatase — protein MLGNGEIIISIKLIAIDIDGTLVNSQKRLTEKVKRTINQATKNNIKVVLCTGRPISGVRKLLKELDLDNQDNQYVICFGGAVIQTTAGKIISSQPITYQNYLELEKLARKLNLHFHAISEDRIYTANRDIGYYTVYESTLVSLGISYRTPAEMSNIRLIKAMFIDDQVILDKALSNWEPFAKLENNLVFTKSAPFYLEANAKGVNKGNALSKLGAVLGITSAEIMAIGDEQNDLSMIKYAGTGVAMGNAIGKIKEMANVITDDNDHDGVATAIENYAL, from the coding sequence ATGTTAGGAAATGGGGAGATTATAATCTCAATTAAATTAATTGCAATTGATATAGATGGAACACTTGTAAATTCACAAAAAAGATTAACAGAGAAAGTCAAGCGAACAATCAATCAGGCCACAAAGAATAATATAAAGGTAGTGTTATGTACTGGAAGACCAATTTCTGGCGTCAGAAAATTGTTGAAGGAATTAGATCTTGATAATCAAGATAATCAATATGTGATTTGCTTTGGTGGTGCAGTGATCCAAACAACTGCGGGTAAAATAATCAGTTCTCAGCCAATTACTTATCAAAATTATTTAGAACTTGAAAAACTGGCACGCAAACTAAATCTGCATTTTCATGCAATCAGTGAGGACCGAATTTATACGGCAAATAGGGATATTGGATATTATACAGTGTATGAGAGTACCTTGGTTTCACTAGGGATATCTTATCGTACACCAGCTGAGATGAGTAATATTAGGTTAATTAAGGCAATGTTTATTGATGACCAGGTTATTTTGGACAAGGCATTAAGTAATTGGGAACCATTTGCGAAGTTGGAAAATAATCTTGTTTTTACTAAAAGTGCGCCTTTTTATCTAGAAGCCAATGCAAAGGGGGTTAACAAGGGGAATGCCTTGTCCAAGTTAGGGGCAGTTCTGGGAATAACTTCAGCTGAAATTATGGCTATCGGTGATGAGCAGAATGATTTAAGTATGATTAAATATGCAGGAACAGGTGTTGCAATGGGCAATGCAATTGGAAAAATTAAAGAGATGGCAAATGTAATTACCGATGATAATGACCATGACGGGGTGGCAACAGCAATTGAAAACTATGCTTTATAA